One genomic segment of Streptomyces sp. TLI_146 includes these proteins:
- a CDS encoding GNAT family N-acetyltransferase, translated as MSDLEIRPAAPEDIPAIVAMLADDPLGAQRESPDDLAPYLAAFDRLANDPNQHLVVAVRDDQVVGTLQLTVIPGLSRRGATRSIIEGVRIHADERGSGLGTRLIEWAVDESGRLDCQLVQLTSDATRIDAHRFYERLGFEASHLGFKKAL; from the coding sequence ATGAGCGATCTTGAGATAAGGCCGGCGGCGCCCGAGGACATCCCGGCGATCGTGGCGATGCTCGCCGATGACCCGCTGGGCGCCCAGCGGGAGTCGCCGGACGACCTGGCCCCGTACCTCGCCGCCTTCGACCGGCTGGCCAACGACCCGAACCAGCACCTGGTCGTCGCCGTCCGCGACGACCAGGTCGTCGGCACCCTCCAGCTGACCGTCATCCCGGGGCTTTCGCGGCGCGGCGCCACCCGCTCGATCATCGAAGGCGTACGCATCCACGCCGATGAGCGCGGCAGCGGCCTCGGCACCCGGCTCATCGAGTGGGCCGTCGATGAATCAGGGCGCCTGGACTGCCAGTTGGTCCAGCTGACCTCGGACGCCACCCGCATCGACGCCCACCGCTTCTACGAGCGGCTGGGCTTCGAGGCGTCCCATCTGGGCTTCAAGAAAGCCCTCTGA
- a CDS encoding MarR family winged helix-turn-helix transcriptional regulator produces MTATDPALTALSQGWCALSLLHGKIEAHIERALQSGHELSVREYSLLDVLSRQHSGPGGHLQMKQVADAVVLSQSATTRLVTRLEDRGLLTRYLCDTDRRGIYTDVTESGLELLSEARPTNDRALREALDEAARNPELAPLVRAVEELRVPA; encoded by the coding sequence ATGACCGCGACGGACCCCGCACTCACCGCCCTCTCCCAGGGCTGGTGCGCCCTCTCCCTGCTGCACGGAAAGATCGAGGCCCACATCGAGCGGGCCCTCCAGTCGGGGCACGAGCTGAGCGTGCGCGAGTACTCGCTCCTGGACGTCCTCAGCCGCCAGCACAGCGGCCCGGGCGGCCATCTGCAGATGAAGCAGGTCGCGGACGCGGTCGTCCTCAGCCAGTCCGCCACCACCCGGCTGGTCACCCGCCTGGAGGACCGCGGCCTGCTGACCCGGTACCTCTGCGACACCGACCGGCGCGGGATCTACACCGACGTCACGGAATCCGGCCTGGAGCTGCTCTCCGAGGCCCGGCCGACCAATGACCGCGCACTGCGCGAGGCGCTCGACGAGGCCGCGCGGAACCCGGAGCTCGCCCCGCTGGTCAGGGCCGTCGAGGAACTCCGCGTCCCGGCGTAG
- a CDS encoding MFS transporter — translation MPLALLALAIGAFGIGTTEFVIMGLLPEVADTFDVTIPMAGYLVTGYALGVVLGAPLMTVLGTRISRKRMLMLLMGFFIIGNVLSAVAPVFGLMLAGRIVASLAHGAFFGIGSVVAADLVAPEKKAGAIAMMFTGLTVANVIGVPLGTLVGQQIGWRTTFFIVAALGVVGLLGVAKLVPDMPKAEGVRLRHEIAAFRNVQVLLAMAMTVLGFGGVFAAITYITPMMTHVTGYADGSVTWLLVLFGLGMVAGNLIGGRFADRALMPMLYVSLSGLATVLALFTLTAHDKTASAVTVFLIGALGFATVPPLQKRVLDQAAGAPTLASAVNIGAFNLGNALSAWLGGLVIAAGLGYTAPNWVGAALAASAVVLAVVSSALERRTRTDSRIVTGAAPESTRAAAAHH, via the coding sequence ATGCCACTCGCGCTCCTAGCCCTGGCCATCGGGGCGTTCGGTATCGGCACCACCGAATTCGTGATCATGGGCCTGCTCCCGGAGGTGGCCGACACCTTCGACGTGACCATCCCCATGGCCGGCTACCTGGTGACCGGATACGCGCTCGGCGTGGTGCTCGGCGCCCCGCTGATGACGGTCCTGGGCACCAGGATCTCCCGCAAGCGCATGCTGATGCTGCTGATGGGCTTCTTCATCATCGGCAACGTGCTCTCCGCCGTCGCCCCGGTCTTCGGGCTGATGCTGGCCGGACGGATCGTCGCCTCCCTGGCGCACGGCGCGTTCTTCGGCATCGGCTCGGTCGTCGCGGCCGATCTGGTCGCCCCGGAGAAGAAGGCCGGCGCCATCGCGATGATGTTCACCGGCCTGACCGTCGCCAATGTCATCGGCGTCCCGCTGGGCACGCTGGTCGGCCAGCAGATCGGCTGGCGTACGACGTTCTTCATCGTGGCCGCGCTCGGCGTGGTCGGGCTCCTGGGCGTCGCCAAGCTCGTCCCCGACATGCCGAAGGCCGAGGGAGTCCGGCTGCGCCACGAGATCGCCGCGTTCCGCAACGTCCAGGTGCTGCTCGCCATGGCGATGACCGTGCTCGGCTTCGGCGGCGTCTTCGCCGCGATCACCTACATCACGCCGATGATGACCCACGTCACCGGCTACGCGGACGGCTCCGTCACCTGGCTGCTCGTCCTCTTCGGCCTCGGCATGGTCGCCGGGAACCTGATCGGCGGCCGGTTCGCCGACCGGGCCCTGATGCCCATGCTGTATGTGTCGCTGAGCGGGCTCGCCACCGTGCTGGCCCTGTTCACGCTCACCGCCCACGACAAGACCGCCTCAGCCGTCACCGTCTTCCTGATCGGCGCGCTCGGCTTCGCGACCGTACCGCCGCTGCAGAAGCGGGTCCTGGACCAGGCCGCGGGCGCCCCCACCCTCGCCTCCGCCGTGAACATCGGCGCCTTCAACCTCGGCAACGCGCTCTCCGCCTGGCTCGGCGGCCTCGTGATCGCCGCCGGACTCGGCTACACCGCCCCGAACTGGGTCGGCGCCGCGCTCGCCGCCTCGGCGGTCGTCCTCGCCGTCGTCTCCAGCGCACTGGAACGGCGTACGCGGACGGACAGCCGCATCGTCACGGGCGCCGCGCCCGAGTCCACCCGCGCCGCCGCGGCGCACCACTGA
- a CDS encoding heme-binding protein, with product MSTTTAVAPLTIQDAEALVEAARAAADEAGATVAVTVLDAGGHLLAFRRDDRAVLIAGETSNRKAYTALQLGTPTADLVDAVQPGGLFHTLPTALDRPLLFIAGGVPVHRDGRLIGAIGVGGGSHEQDHGFATEAVQRLV from the coding sequence ATGAGCACCACCACCGCAGTTGCCCCGCTCACCATCCAGGACGCCGAAGCCCTTGTGGAGGCGGCTCGCGCCGCCGCCGACGAGGCCGGGGCCACGGTCGCCGTCACCGTGCTCGACGCCGGTGGCCATCTCCTCGCCTTCCGCCGCGATGACCGCGCCGTACTGATCGCTGGCGAGACCAGCAACCGCAAGGCGTACACCGCGCTCCAGCTCGGCACTCCGACCGCCGACCTAGTCGACGCGGTCCAGCCCGGTGGGCTCTTCCACACCCTGCCGACCGCGCTCGACCGGCCGTTGCTCTTCATCGCGGGCGGCGTCCCCGTCCACCGCGACGGCCGGCTGATCGGGGCGATCGGTGTGGGCGGCGGGTCCCACGAGCAGGACCACGGCTTCGCCACGGAGGCCGTCCAGCGGCTCGTCTGA
- a CDS encoding GNAT family N-acetyltransferase: MPSPLDELPIRRLTIDDLVSCADLSENRGWPREEHKWGLLLTAGRGYGIDDPDGKGLVTACVVTSYADLAAIGMVLVAEKHARQGVGRRLMRHVLAELGDRPVTLHATPYGQPLYEELGFETTGRAEMVRGHFRASGPAPTVATRPATAEDLPAILRLDDDVFGRDRTHVITRLPAFADQLRVAEDSGGLIGYAAAWPNMETHVVGPLVARDTETAKALIASLAAGTDRPLRTDVDVRHEELLNWLKANGLEPIAFNAVMTRNIPGLPGDWTRRFAPLTVAAG; this comes from the coding sequence ATGCCCTCACCGCTCGACGAGCTTCCGATCCGCCGCCTGACCATTGACGACCTGGTTTCCTGCGCCGACCTCTCCGAGAACCGCGGCTGGCCGCGCGAGGAGCACAAGTGGGGCCTGCTGCTCACAGCGGGAAGGGGCTACGGCATCGACGACCCGGACGGCAAAGGCCTGGTCACCGCCTGCGTGGTCACCTCGTACGCGGATCTCGCCGCCATCGGAATGGTCCTGGTGGCCGAGAAGCACGCACGGCAGGGCGTGGGGCGGCGGCTGATGCGACACGTTCTGGCGGAGCTGGGCGACCGGCCGGTCACGCTGCACGCCACGCCGTACGGACAGCCGCTCTACGAGGAGCTGGGCTTCGAGACCACCGGCCGCGCCGAGATGGTCCGTGGCCACTTCCGGGCCTCGGGCCCGGCCCCCACTGTGGCGACGCGCCCGGCGACCGCCGAGGACCTGCCCGCCATCCTGCGGCTGGACGACGACGTCTTCGGCCGCGACCGCACGCATGTGATCACCCGGCTGCCCGCCTTCGCCGACCAACTGCGGGTCGCCGAGGACTCCGGTGGCCTCATCGGCTACGCGGCGGCCTGGCCGAACATGGAGACCCATGTCGTGGGCCCGCTGGTGGCGCGTGACACCGAGACCGCGAAGGCCCTGATCGCCTCGCTCGCCGCGGGCACGGACCGCCCGTTGCGCACCGATGTCGACGTACGCCACGAGGAGTTGCTCAACTGGCTGAAGGCGAACGGTCTGGAACCGATCGCCTTCAACGCGGTGATGACCCGCAACATCCCCGGCCTGCCCGGCGACTGGACCCGCCGCTTCGCTCCGCTGACGGTCGCCGCGGGCTGA
- a CDS encoding HAD family phosphatase, giving the protein MARLHLFDLDGTLIRGSAAPVEISRQLGLLEEIGELERELSSGLIGPPEYAARVHELWSGLTQEHVTAAFVSAPWLAGIQDVWRQIRQGGDYCAVISLSPSFFVERLLEWGAHAAHGSVFPEVPFTRPVDPAGILSAAAKVTVAERLRAEFGVSREDCVAYGDSMSDVELFAAVPVSVAVNADRHLAGRATHTYTGGDLREAYALAQVTRA; this is encoded by the coding sequence ATGGCGAGACTTCATCTCTTCGACCTCGACGGAACCCTCATCAGGGGCTCCGCCGCGCCGGTCGAGATATCCCGGCAGCTCGGGCTGCTGGAGGAGATCGGCGAGCTGGAGCGGGAGCTGTCCAGCGGTCTGATCGGGCCGCCCGAGTACGCGGCCCGGGTGCACGAGCTCTGGTCGGGGCTGACGCAGGAGCATGTGACGGCTGCGTTCGTCTCGGCGCCCTGGCTCGCCGGGATCCAGGACGTGTGGCGGCAGATCCGTCAGGGCGGCGACTACTGCGCCGTGATCTCGCTCTCGCCGTCGTTCTTCGTCGAGCGGCTGCTGGAGTGGGGAGCCCATGCCGCGCACGGTTCCGTCTTCCCCGAGGTGCCCTTCACCCGGCCCGTCGACCCGGCGGGGATCCTCAGCGCCGCCGCGAAGGTGACGGTCGCGGAGCGGCTGCGCGCCGAGTTCGGGGTGAGCAGGGAGGACTGCGTCGCGTACGGGGACTCCATGTCCGACGTGGAGCTCTTCGCCGCGGTGCCCGTCTCGGTCGCCGTGAACGCCGACCGCCATCTCGCCGGAAGAGCCACGCACACCTACACCGGAGGCGACCTCCGTGAGGCCTACGCACTGGCACAGGTCACACGAGCCTAA
- a CDS encoding NUDIX domain-containing protein has translation MTVRPVVKRTARAVLLDGDDLILIKRTKPGMDPYWLTPGGGVEPEDSTVVEALHREVHEELGAKITDVVPCFVDTVEHIGADGGATGVKVQHFFVCRLDSMDESLRHGPEVDEPCGEYEIVRIPFTRVGIASVHLVPLSLRHYLDGNIEGVRAMHAPDLG, from the coding sequence ATGACCGTCCGACCCGTGGTCAAGCGCACCGCACGAGCCGTCCTGCTCGACGGCGACGACCTCATCCTGATCAAGCGCACCAAGCCCGGCATGGATCCGTACTGGCTCACCCCCGGCGGCGGCGTCGAGCCGGAGGACTCCACCGTCGTCGAGGCCCTGCACCGCGAGGTGCACGAGGAGCTCGGCGCGAAGATCACCGACGTGGTGCCCTGTTTCGTCGACACCGTCGAGCACATCGGCGCCGACGGCGGGGCGACCGGCGTGAAGGTGCAGCACTTCTTCGTCTGCCGGCTCGACTCCATGGACGAATCCCTGCGGCACGGCCCCGAGGTGGACGAGCCGTGCGGCGAGTACGAGATCGTCCGGATCCCATTCACCCGCGTCGGCATCGCCTCCGTCCACCTCGTGCCGCTGTCGCTGCGGCACTACCTCGACGGCAACATCGAGGGCGTCCGCGCGATGCACGCGCCCGACCTGGGCTGA
- a CDS encoding LysR family transcriptional regulator, which translates to MDLALLRTFVTVHRAGSFTRAAALLGLSQPAVTSQIRTLERQLGRPLFLRQARGVTPTTVGDELAQRAAPHLDALVEIAESGSYEESGVRTLHLAGPAEFTSLRVLPALTSLVPQGIALRASFGNAEETLEGLAAGHHDLAVATARPRGRLLSATPLCDEEHVLVAGVRWASRVAPGALRRGGPGVLEHIPVVEVHESLPLVSRYWAAVFDTKPAAAGTVIAPDLRAVLETVTAGAGLAVLPRYLCEGALERGELVALLDPPVPSLRTYFLAVRTGTLALPHIARAQEWLLRAAVDWC; encoded by the coding sequence ATGGACCTCGCCCTGCTGCGCACGTTCGTCACGGTCCACCGCGCGGGCTCCTTCACCCGGGCCGCCGCCCTGCTCGGCCTCTCGCAGCCCGCCGTGACCAGCCAGATCCGCACCCTGGAGCGGCAGTTGGGGCGACCGCTGTTCCTGCGCCAGGCGCGGGGAGTGACACCGACGACCGTCGGCGACGAACTGGCCCAGCGGGCCGCCCCGCATCTGGACGCACTGGTCGAGATCGCGGAGTCCGGCTCGTACGAGGAGTCGGGCGTACGCACCCTCCACCTCGCGGGACCGGCGGAGTTCACCTCGCTGCGCGTCCTGCCCGCGCTGACCTCGCTGGTCCCCCAGGGGATCGCGCTGCGGGCCTCCTTCGGCAACGCCGAGGAGACCCTGGAGGGCCTGGCCGCAGGCCACCACGACCTGGCCGTCGCCACCGCCCGCCCCCGTGGCCGGCTGCTCAGCGCGACCCCGCTCTGCGACGAGGAGCACGTCCTGGTCGCCGGGGTGCGCTGGGCCTCGCGGGTCGCGCCGGGGGCGCTGCGGCGCGGGGGCCCCGGCGTACTGGAGCACATTCCGGTGGTGGAGGTGCACGAGTCGCTGCCGCTCGTCTCGCGCTACTGGGCCGCGGTCTTCGACACCAAGCCGGCCGCCGCGGGCACGGTGATCGCGCCCGACCTGCGGGCGGTCCTGGAGACGGTGACGGCGGGCGCGGGCCTGGCCGTACTGCCGCGCTATCTGTGCGAGGGAGCGCTGGAGCGCGGCGAGCTGGTGGCCCTGCTCGACCCGCCGGTGCCCTCGCTGCGGACCTACTTCCTGGCGGTGCGCACCGGCACGCTCGCCCTGCCGCACATCGCGCGGGCGCAGGAGTGGCTGCTGCGCGCCGCGGTCGACTGGTGCTGA
- a CDS encoding cystathionine gamma-lyase, whose amino-acid sequence MTSGVNPPQEPGDGTRAVRAGLPDPVAYEPSLPGPVFAAHFHLPGEAAGPYTYGRDTNPTWTHLERALAELESPDAPAEAVVFASGMAAVSAVLLSHARVGDAVVLPDDGYQALPLVREQLAAYGVEVRTAPTAGDAQLAVLDGAALLWIETPSNPGLDVCDIRRLARAAHDTGALVAVDNTLATPLGQRPLELGADFAVASGTKGLTGHGDLLLGYVVCRDPELVARVRRWRKVVGAIPGPMEAWLAHRSLATLQLRADRQSANALAVAEALLDRPEVSGVRHPGLPSDPAHRQAAAQMRRFGCVVSFDLPDRAYAERFLAALRLVDDATSFGGVRSTAERRGRWGGDKVAEGFIRFSAGAEDTADLVADVRRALDEASAAA is encoded by the coding sequence ATGACCTCCGGTGTGAACCCTCCCCAGGAGCCGGGCGACGGCACCAGAGCGGTACGGGCCGGGCTCCCGGACCCGGTGGCGTACGAACCCTCGCTGCCGGGGCCGGTGTTCGCCGCGCACTTCCACCTGCCGGGCGAGGCGGCGGGCCCCTACACCTACGGCCGGGACACCAATCCGACGTGGACCCATCTGGAGCGCGCCCTCGCCGAGCTGGAGTCCCCAGACGCGCCCGCCGAGGCGGTCGTGTTCGCCTCCGGCATGGCCGCGGTCTCGGCGGTCCTGCTCTCCCACGCGCGCGTGGGCGACGCCGTGGTCCTGCCGGACGACGGCTACCAGGCACTGCCCCTGGTGCGCGAGCAGCTCGCCGCGTACGGGGTCGAGGTCCGCACCGCGCCGACCGCGGGCGATGCCCAGCTCGCCGTCCTGGACGGCGCGGCCCTCCTGTGGATCGAGACGCCCTCCAACCCGGGCCTGGACGTCTGCGACATCCGGCGCCTCGCGCGGGCCGCCCACGACACGGGCGCGCTGGTCGCGGTCGACAACACGCTGGCGACCCCGCTCGGCCAGCGCCCGCTGGAGCTCGGCGCGGACTTCGCGGTGGCCAGCGGCACCAAGGGCCTCACCGGCCACGGCGACCTGCTGCTCGGCTATGTGGTCTGCCGGGACCCCGAGCTCGTCGCGCGCGTACGTCGATGGCGCAAGGTCGTCGGGGCGATTCCGGGGCCGATGGAGGCCTGGCTCGCGCACCGCTCGCTGGCCACGCTCCAGCTGCGCGCGGACCGGCAGTCGGCGAACGCGCTGGCCGTCGCCGAGGCGCTGCTCGACCGCCCCGAGGTGAGCGGGGTGCGCCATCCCGGGCTGCCGTCCGACCCCGCGCACCGGCAGGCGGCCGCGCAGATGCGCCGCTTCGGCTGTGTCGTCTCCTTCGACCTGCCCGACCGCGCGTACGCGGAACGGTTCCTGGCGGCGCTGCGGCTGGTGGACGACGCCACCAGCTTCGGCGGAGTGCGCTCCACGGCCGAGCGGCGCGGCCGCTGGGGCGGTGACAAGGTCGCGGAGGGCTTCATCCGCTTCTCGGCCGGGGCCGAGGACACCGCGGACCTCGTCGCCGACGTACGGCGGGCACTGGACGAGGCCTCGGCCGCGGCGTGA
- a CDS encoding phage holin family protein yields MKNFVVKTLANAAALAVAIWLVDNITLTGDSTGKKALTLILVALLFGVVNFIVKPVVKLLSFPLFILTLGLITFVINALMLLLTSWLAGKLDLNFHVEGFWTALLGGLIISIVSWALNVVLPDDND; encoded by the coding sequence ATGAAGAATTTCGTAGTCAAGACGCTCGCCAACGCGGCGGCCCTGGCCGTGGCCATCTGGCTGGTCGACAACATCACGCTCACCGGTGACAGCACCGGCAAGAAGGCCCTGACGCTGATTCTGGTCGCCCTGCTCTTCGGGGTGGTGAACTTCATCGTCAAGCCGGTCGTGAAGCTCCTCTCGTTCCCGCTGTTCATCCTCACCCTCGGCCTGATCACCTTTGTGATCAACGCCCTGATGCTGCTGCTCACCTCGTGGCTGGCCGGAAAGCTCGACCTCAACTTCCATGTCGAGGGCTTCTGGACCGCGCTCCTCGGCGGCCTGATCATCTCGATCGTGTCCTGGGCGCTGAACGTCGTTCTGCCCGACGACAACGACTGA
- a CDS encoding cupin domain-containing protein produces the protein MKQFRLDELEAERAANDGAYLQFLRERNMSAGLYALDAGDQDPQKPHAQDEIYFVVSGRASITVGLETTEVARGSVVYVPAGVAHRFHHIAEDLRVLVVFSPPES, from the coding sequence ATGAAGCAATTCCGGCTTGACGAACTCGAGGCGGAGCGCGCCGCCAACGACGGCGCGTACCTGCAGTTTCTGCGGGAAAGGAACATGTCGGCCGGGCTCTACGCGCTGGACGCGGGCGATCAGGACCCGCAGAAGCCGCATGCCCAGGACGAGATCTACTTCGTGGTGAGCGGCCGGGCGTCGATCACGGTCGGCCTGGAGACCACCGAGGTGGCGCGGGGCAGCGTCGTCTACGTGCCGGCCGGGGTCGCCCACCGGTTCCACCACATCGCCGAGGACCTGCGGGTTCTGGTCGTGTTCTCTCCCCCTGAGAGCTGA
- a CDS encoding DUF5326 family protein, producing the protein MAAREIFAGMPWWVKWVAVPVIALVVFGGLIASVVGFLFGLLFKVLIFVALVGGLIYVVRRFMSSSSSRGDW; encoded by the coding sequence ATGGCCGCACGGGAGATATTCGCGGGGATGCCCTGGTGGGTGAAGTGGGTCGCCGTGCCCGTCATCGCCCTGGTCGTATTCGGCGGTCTCATCGCCAGCGTGGTGGGCTTCCTGTTCGGCCTGCTCTTCAAGGTGCTGATCTTCGTGGCCCTGGTCGGCGGTCTCATCTACGTCGTACGGCGGTTCATGTCCTCGTCGTCCTCGCGCGGCGACTGGTAG
- a CDS encoding IclR family transcriptional regulator: MATAANAGVPTLIGSVQRALRLLEAVGAHVDGAPAKQLAREAGLPLPTAYHLLRTLTHEGYLRRENGVFVFGEAVERLADGGALQNRRTKISRSLAEWRDAIGVPVYFAVYREGEIEIAGVADTPSVPAVEEWADFRETGHAHAIGQCLLSQLDEKAREDHLDRHPVRAVTPYSVRDRRTLLDRLAATERMQPVVERQEYALGTVCAAIPITAGSGAATMAISLPLHQQERLLPAIEQLRGEVGRLLSSLAFSISI; the protein is encoded by the coding sequence GTGGCCACGGCTGCGAACGCCGGTGTCCCTACCCTGATCGGTTCCGTCCAGCGGGCGCTGCGCCTGCTGGAGGCGGTGGGCGCCCATGTCGACGGCGCTCCCGCCAAACAGCTGGCCCGGGAGGCCGGGCTGCCGCTCCCGACCGCGTACCACCTGCTGCGCACCCTCACCCACGAGGGCTATCTGCGCAGGGAGAACGGGGTGTTCGTCTTCGGCGAGGCGGTCGAGCGGCTGGCGGACGGCGGAGCGCTGCAGAATCGTCGCACCAAGATCAGCCGGTCTCTCGCGGAGTGGCGCGACGCCATCGGGGTCCCCGTCTACTTCGCGGTCTACCGCGAGGGTGAGATCGAGATCGCCGGAGTGGCCGACACGCCGTCGGTCCCGGCCGTCGAGGAGTGGGCCGATTTCCGGGAGACCGGACACGCCCACGCCATCGGCCAGTGCCTGCTGAGCCAGCTCGACGAGAAGGCCCGCGAGGACCACCTGGACCGGCACCCCGTCCGCGCGGTCACGCCCTATTCCGTACGCGACCGCCGGACTCTTCTGGACCGCCTCGCGGCTACGGAGCGTATGCAACCGGTCGTCGAACGACAGGAGTACGCACTGGGCACGGTCTGCGCGGCCATCCCGATCACAGCGGGCTCCGGGGCCGCCACGATGGCCATCTCCCTGCCGCTTCACCAGCAAGAACGCCTGCTTCCGGCGATCGAGCAACTCCGCGGCGAGGTCGGCAGACTGCTCAGCTCCCTCGCCTTCTCTATCAGTATCTGA
- a CDS encoding SsgA family sporulation/cell division regulator → MREVLAEVMMSFLVSEELSFRIPVELTYRADDPYAVRMTFHLPGDEPVAWTFGRELLLDGINTPTGDGDVHIAPSRPEELSDVHIRLRVGGERALFRAGAGPLVAFLDRTDRLVPLGQERALGDFDGHLDEALGRILAEEQNAG, encoded by the coding sequence ATGCGTGAGGTCCTGGCAGAGGTCATGATGAGCTTCCTCGTCTCCGAGGAGCTCTCCTTCAGGATCCCGGTGGAGCTCACCTACCGCGCCGACGATCCGTACGCGGTCCGCATGACCTTCCATCTGCCCGGCGACGAACCCGTGGCCTGGACCTTCGGGCGGGAACTGCTGCTCGACGGCATCAACACCCCCACCGGCGACGGGGACGTGCACATCGCGCCCTCGCGCCCCGAGGAGCTCTCCGACGTCCACATCCGCCTCCGGGTGGGCGGCGAGCGGGCGCTCTTCCGGGCCGGGGCCGGTCCGCTGGTGGCCTTCCTCGACCGCACCGACAGGCTCGTACCGCTGGGGCAGGAGCGCGCGCTCGGCGACTTCGACGGACACCTGGACGAGGCGCTGGGGCGGATCCTGGCCGAGGAGCAGAACGCGGGCTGA
- a CDS encoding YibE/F family protein yields MTSAEQPPEDAHGHPHGQSHGHTHSHGPAAPVSKHLRKVIAAVLIPFSLAVLVGLAVLWPGGTPSHQRTGVGFDRQTQQAKVTALQKVDCKSVNAGQTPPNGDTSPPEGQDAKRSRQGLCAKATIEVTSGKEKGRTFTEIVQPDAPRQLHKGQGVIVAYAPDAPHDLQYSVTDVNRRLPMALLAGIFALAVVVVGRLRGVMALVALVVSFAVLTLFILPAILQGSNPLLVAVVGSSAIMLIALYMCHGLSARTSVAVLGTLVSLVLIGLLGSLFIGWASLTGNTDDNTGLIHGLYPEIDMSGLLLAGVIIGSLGVLDDVTVTQTSAVWELHEANPTMGPRGLYRAGIRIGRDHIASVVNTLVLAYAGAALPLLLLFSIAQSSVGTVANSELVAEEIVRTLVGSIGLVASVPVTTALAALVVSADRQAAGARGPLRGGRGRRRKK; encoded by the coding sequence GTGACGTCAGCAGAGCAGCCCCCCGAAGACGCCCACGGACACCCGCACGGCCAGAGCCATGGGCACACCCACAGCCACGGTCCCGCGGCGCCGGTCTCGAAGCATCTCCGCAAGGTGATCGCCGCCGTGCTGATCCCGTTCTCCCTGGCGGTGCTCGTCGGCCTGGCCGTGCTGTGGCCCGGCGGGACGCCGTCGCACCAGCGCACCGGAGTCGGCTTCGACCGCCAGACCCAGCAAGCGAAGGTCACCGCCCTCCAGAAGGTCGACTGCAAGTCGGTCAACGCCGGTCAGACCCCGCCGAACGGCGACACCTCGCCCCCCGAGGGCCAGGACGCCAAGCGCTCCCGGCAGGGACTGTGCGCCAAGGCGACCATCGAAGTCACCAGCGGCAAGGAGAAGGGCCGCACCTTCACCGAGATCGTCCAGCCCGACGCCCCGCGCCAACTCCACAAGGGGCAGGGCGTGATCGTCGCGTACGCCCCCGACGCCCCGCACGACCTGCAGTATTCGGTGACCGATGTGAACCGGCGGCTCCCGATGGCGCTGCTCGCGGGCATCTTCGCGCTCGCGGTCGTGGTCGTCGGCCGGCTGCGCGGGGTGATGGCGCTGGTGGCGCTGGTCGTCTCGTTCGCCGTGCTGACGCTGTTCATCCTCCCGGCGATCCTCCAGGGCTCCAATCCGCTGCTGGTCGCGGTGGTCGGGTCGAGCGCGATCATGCTGATCGCGCTGTACATGTGCCACGGCCTGTCGGCGCGCACCTCGGTCGCGGTGCTCGGCACGCTGGTCTCGCTCGTCCTGATCGGACTGCTCGGGTCGCTGTTCATCGGCTGGGCCTCGCTGACCGGCAACACCGACGACAACACCGGTCTGATCCACGGGCTCTACCCGGAGATCGACATGTCCGGTCTGCTGCTAGCCGGAGTGATCATCGGCTCGCTCGGGGTGCTCGACGATGTGACGGTCACCCAGACGTCGGCGGTCTGGGAGCTCCACGAGGCCAATCCGACGATGGGTCCGCGCGGGCTGTACCGGGCGGGCATCCGCATCGGCCGCGACCACATCGCGTCGGTGGTCAACACGCTGGTCCTGGCGTACGCGGGCGCGGCGCTGCCGCTGTTGCTGCTGTTCTCGATCGCGCAGAGCAGCGTGGGGACGGTGGCCAACAGCGAGCTGGTCGCCGAGGAGATCGTCCGGACGCTGGTGGGCTCGATCGGCCTGGTGGCCTCGGTCCCGGTGACCACGGCGCTGGCGGCACTGGTGGTCTCGGCCGACCGCCAGGCCGCCGGGGCCCGTGGGCCGTTGCGGGGCGGGCGGGGCCGGCGCCGCAAGAAGTAG